A single region of the Salvia miltiorrhiza cultivar Shanhuang (shh) chromosome 8, IMPLAD_Smil_shh, whole genome shotgun sequence genome encodes:
- the LOC130999532 gene encoding uncharacterized protein LOC130999532 isoform X1: MCLFDMSCVLAIICAYLLLLGWLVGSCGPFLNSNLLLYRMSDMSYRSGDHTGSSGSSVRIFGDGESAMCLAITGNVVGSSWAKLPAKKSGIGFGVNSFGPIVGSEKMGDTLPKNNRVSKINSEDYLHWIRRAYSIPEWASLHAPDTSLRPNWDVEGMVCMYELPFTLGLRLPLPRLVVELCNYYRISPSQLMPNTWRILMAAEVFAERKGFDINIYDVLYAYQLGETRIDKGRYQFNSRSDAPILITNLPEDRTKWKEKYFFISVEALGIQDGYKVPSAWSKPRRINGSLPVICGLPERAQRFYSFSEEDRDWRVILSEDNLRGSSLWCEIPVRTEGIVHPPSRARFRIALVARALEILRQGREVEGFPLLFELTPAERVFVDQAMADLPFYKPKGSRAAYERIQQKKKKVMVSSSEEPTTDLLDTVSLPSPVGRGKRSASSVVSDQSGGSTIMKFPVDAAAYTPCAPQLEDRARLDAAGYDSAMEAIISHSFLGTRGILYLGDKVKELEKQLTKLRAEQVDCRKENRDLKKCKVGLDNVIKGLQEQMASHEQDARKLHEALENLEAVSARVRDLESEIVQLRSMMEDVGLEAEVLTRGEIYQEFRDGKSGEWDIDRCILEMENLLQQRAEKAAAIQARAAAEAKELTDTLGRLDAEDAAGVSHGSTDS; the protein is encoded by the exons ATGTGCTTGTTCGATATGAGTTGCGTCTTGGCTATAATATGTGCTTATTTGTTGTTGCTTGGTTGGTTGGTTGGTAGCTGTGGGCCTTTTTTAAACTCAAACTTGCTGCTTTATAGGATGTCTGATATGTCTTACCGAAGTGGGGACCACACGGGTTCGTCGGGTAGTTCCGTTAGGATATTTGGTGATGGAGAGAGTGCAATGTGTCTTGCCATTACGGGAAATGTGGTTGGGTCAAGTTGGGCTAAGTTGCCTGCTAAAAAATCTGGAATCGGGTTTGGGGTGAATAGTTTCGGTCCCATTGTGGGTTCTGAAAAGATGGGTGACACTCTTCCAAAAAACAATCGTGTTTCTAAGATAAATTCTGAGGATTATTTGCATTGGATCCGTCGGGCTTATAGCATCCCCGAGTGGGCAAGTTTGCATGCTCCCGATACATCACTTCGTCCTAATTGGGATGTTGAGGGTATGGTCTGTATGTACGAGCTTCCCTTTACTTTGGGCCTTCGTCTCCCGCTCCCCCGTCTGGTGGTTGAGCTTTGTAACTACTACCGAATTTCTCCGAGTCAACTGATGCCTAATACTTGGAGGATCCTAATGGCCGCGGAAGTGTTTGCGGAACGGAAGGGTTTTGACATCAATATATATGATGTCTTGTATGCTTACCAGTTGGGTGAGACTCGTATAGATAAGGGTCGTTATCAATTTAACTCCCGTTCTGATGCCCCAATACTTATTACTAACCTTCCGGAGGATCGTACAAAGTGgaaggaaaaatatttttttatcagtGTCGAGGCTTTAGGGATCCAAGATGGTTACAAGGTTCCGTCTGCTTGGTCCAAGCCGC GTCGGATCAACGGGAGTCTTCCAGTTATATGCGGGTTACCGGAAAGGGCACAAAGGTTTTACTCATTCTCGGAGGAAGATCGTGACTGGCGGGTGATCCTGTCGGAGGACAATCTTAGGGGTTCTTCTTTGTGGTGTGAGATTCCTGTTCGTACCGAAGGTATTGTTCATCCACCTAGTCGTGCTCGCTTTCGTATTGCTCTAGTAGCTAGAGCTTTGGAAATTCTAAGGCAAGGTCGTGAAGTGGAAGGTTTTCcattattatttgaattgacCCCTGCTGAACGCGTATTTGTAGACCAAGCGATGGCAGACCTTCCATTCTACAAACCAAAAGGCAGTCGGGCTGCATACGAGCGCATCCaacagaagaaaaagaaagttaTGGTTAGCTCAAGTGAGGAACCGACGACTGATCTCTTGGATACGGTGTCTCTACCCTCGCCTGTCGGGAGGGGCAAGCGATCCGCTTCATCCGTCGTCTCTGATCAGTCTGGTGGCTCTACTATTATGAAGTTCCCTGTGGATGCTGCTGCTTATACGCCTTGTGCTCCGCAGCTTGAGGATCGTGCTCGGTTGGATGCTGCTGGCTATGACTCGGCTATGGAGGCTATCATTTCCCATTCATTTTTG GGTACACGGGGTATCCTTTACTTGGGAGACAAGGTGAAGGAGCTTGAGAAACAACTGACGAAACTTCGTGCCGAGCAGGTCGACTGTAGGAAGGAGAATCGTGATTTGAAGAAGTGCAAGGTCGGATTGGACAATGTGATTAAGGGCTTGCAGGAACAAATGGCATCCCATGAGCAAGATGCTAGGAAGCTTCATGAAGCACTTGAAAATTTGGAGGCTGTCAGTGCTCGGGTGAGGGATCTTGAGTCTGAGATCGTACAGCTGAGGAGTATGATGGAGGATGTTGGGTTAGAGGCAGAGGTCTTGACTCGCGGTGAGATTTATCAAGAGTTTCGTGATGGTAAGTCGGGTGAGTGGGATATAGATAGGTGTATCCTTGAGATGGAGAATCTGTTGCAACAAAGGGCTGAGAAGGCTGCTGCTATCCAGGCTCGGGCGGCTGCCGAGGCTAAGGAGTTAACCGACACTCTTGGTCGATTGGATGCCGAGGATGCTGCCGGCGTTTCCCATGGTTCCACTGATTCCTGA
- the LOC130999532 gene encoding uncharacterized protein LOC130999532 isoform X2: protein MCLFDMSCVLAIICAYLLLLGWLVGSCGPFLNSNLLLYRMSDMSYRSGDHTGSSGSSVRIFGDGESAMCLAITGNVVGSSWAKLPAKKSGIGFGVNSFGPIVGSEKMGDTLPKNNRVSKINSEDYLHWIRRAYSIPEWASLHAPDTSLRPNWDVEGMVCMYELPFTLGLRLPLPRLVVELCNYYRISPSQLMPNTWRILMAAEVFAERKGFDINIYDVLYAYQLGETRIDKGRYQFNSRSDAPILITNLPEDRTKWKEKYFFISVEALGIQDGYKVPSAWSKPRRINGSLPVICGLPERAQRFYSFSEEDRDWRVILSEDNLRGSSLWCEIPVRTEDQAMADLPFYKPKGSRAAYERIQQKKKKVMVSSSEEPTTDLLDTVSLPSPVGRGKRSASSVVSDQSGGSTIMKFPVDAAAYTPCAPQLEDRARLDAAGYDSAMEAIISHSFLGTRGILYLGDKVKELEKQLTKLRAEQVDCRKENRDLKKCKVGLDNVIKGLQEQMASHEQDARKLHEALENLEAVSARVRDLESEIVQLRSMMEDVGLEAEVLTRGEIYQEFRDGKSGEWDIDRCILEMENLLQQRAEKAAAIQARAAAEAKELTDTLGRLDAEDAAGVSHGSTDS from the exons ATGTGCTTGTTCGATATGAGTTGCGTCTTGGCTATAATATGTGCTTATTTGTTGTTGCTTGGTTGGTTGGTTGGTAGCTGTGGGCCTTTTTTAAACTCAAACTTGCTGCTTTATAGGATGTCTGATATGTCTTACCGAAGTGGGGACCACACGGGTTCGTCGGGTAGTTCCGTTAGGATATTTGGTGATGGAGAGAGTGCAATGTGTCTTGCCATTACGGGAAATGTGGTTGGGTCAAGTTGGGCTAAGTTGCCTGCTAAAAAATCTGGAATCGGGTTTGGGGTGAATAGTTTCGGTCCCATTGTGGGTTCTGAAAAGATGGGTGACACTCTTCCAAAAAACAATCGTGTTTCTAAGATAAATTCTGAGGATTATTTGCATTGGATCCGTCGGGCTTATAGCATCCCCGAGTGGGCAAGTTTGCATGCTCCCGATACATCACTTCGTCCTAATTGGGATGTTGAGGGTATGGTCTGTATGTACGAGCTTCCCTTTACTTTGGGCCTTCGTCTCCCGCTCCCCCGTCTGGTGGTTGAGCTTTGTAACTACTACCGAATTTCTCCGAGTCAACTGATGCCTAATACTTGGAGGATCCTAATGGCCGCGGAAGTGTTTGCGGAACGGAAGGGTTTTGACATCAATATATATGATGTCTTGTATGCTTACCAGTTGGGTGAGACTCGTATAGATAAGGGTCGTTATCAATTTAACTCCCGTTCTGATGCCCCAATACTTATTACTAACCTTCCGGAGGATCGTACAAAGTGgaaggaaaaatatttttttatcagtGTCGAGGCTTTAGGGATCCAAGATGGTTACAAGGTTCCGTCTGCTTGGTCCAAGCCGC GTCGGATCAACGGGAGTCTTCCAGTTATATGCGGGTTACCGGAAAGGGCACAAAGGTTTTACTCATTCTCGGAGGAAGATCGTGACTGGCGGGTGATCCTGTCGGAGGACAATCTTAGGGGTTCTTCTTTGTGGTGTGAGATTCCTGTTCGTACCGAAG ACCAAGCGATGGCAGACCTTCCATTCTACAAACCAAAAGGCAGTCGGGCTGCATACGAGCGCATCCaacagaagaaaaagaaagttaTGGTTAGCTCAAGTGAGGAACCGACGACTGATCTCTTGGATACGGTGTCTCTACCCTCGCCTGTCGGGAGGGGCAAGCGATCCGCTTCATCCGTCGTCTCTGATCAGTCTGGTGGCTCTACTATTATGAAGTTCCCTGTGGATGCTGCTGCTTATACGCCTTGTGCTCCGCAGCTTGAGGATCGTGCTCGGTTGGATGCTGCTGGCTATGACTCGGCTATGGAGGCTATCATTTCCCATTCATTTTTG GGTACACGGGGTATCCTTTACTTGGGAGACAAGGTGAAGGAGCTTGAGAAACAACTGACGAAACTTCGTGCCGAGCAGGTCGACTGTAGGAAGGAGAATCGTGATTTGAAGAAGTGCAAGGTCGGATTGGACAATGTGATTAAGGGCTTGCAGGAACAAATGGCATCCCATGAGCAAGATGCTAGGAAGCTTCATGAAGCACTTGAAAATTTGGAGGCTGTCAGTGCTCGGGTGAGGGATCTTGAGTCTGAGATCGTACAGCTGAGGAGTATGATGGAGGATGTTGGGTTAGAGGCAGAGGTCTTGACTCGCGGTGAGATTTATCAAGAGTTTCGTGATGGTAAGTCGGGTGAGTGGGATATAGATAGGTGTATCCTTGAGATGGAGAATCTGTTGCAACAAAGGGCTGAGAAGGCTGCTGCTATCCAGGCTCGGGCGGCTGCCGAGGCTAAGGAGTTAACCGACACTCTTGGTCGATTGGATGCCGAGGATGCTGCCGGCGTTTCCCATGGTTCCACTGATTCCTGA